The nucleotide sequence CGCTCGATATCGACGTGATTCGCCGTCGCACACCGTTCGCAGGCGGCTATTCGAAGGAAGCGGGCGGTGCGGGCGGCACGACCTACGGCACGTACATCGGTCTCGATACGGCGATCCGCGCGGCGGTCCGGCGCGTGCTGAACACAACGTCGATGAAGGGCGCGCGCGTGAGCATCGTCGGGTTGGGCGGCATCGGTACGCTGATCGCGCGCGACTACGCGGCGGAGGGCGCGGTGCTGACAGTGTCGGACATCGATCTGTCGCGCAGGGATTTTGCGGAGGAAATCGGCGCGAAGTGGGTCACGCCGGAAGACGCGCTGCTCGCCGATTGCGACGTACTTGCGCCATGCGCGCTCGGCGGCTTGCTCACCCACTGCAAGGTGCCGACGCTATCGGCGAAGATCATCTGCGGCGCCGCGAACAATCAGCTCGCAACCGATGATGTCGCCGATGCGTTGAAGGCGCGCGGCATCGTCTATGTTCCGGACTTCATCGCGAATGCGGGCGGTCTGATGTACGCGTCGGGTATCGAGTTTCATCATCGCTCCGAGGCCGGCTCGGAGACGCATACACGCGAAGGCATCGCCCGCAATGTCGATATCGTTCTGAGCGAAGCGGAGCGTTCGGTGTTATCGACGCATTCCATCGCGATCGATCTCGCGCTCGCGCGTCTCGACGCCGCAAGCAAGCCCGTCTGACGTCGCACGTTCGAAGCGCCGCCGTATGCGAGGCAAGCGCGATCGACATACGATCAGCGTGCGGCGGACCTTCTCGTGAGATGGCCTGGCGTAAAGCCGAAACAACTCTTGAACTGGCGACCGAAGTGGCTGTGATCGGCAAAGCCTGCGAGCAACGCGACGCGGCTGATGTCTTCGCCTGCGTACAACATCGATTTGGCTTGCGCAATGCGCAGCACGAGCTGATAGCGATGCGGCGGCAGGCCATACGCCTGACTGAAACGCCGGCAGAAATGCGCGGGCGAAAGCGACGCGTGGCGTGCGAGTTCGTTCAGGGGAATCGCTTCGTAGAGATTCGCCTTCAGATGTGCAAGCGCAGCGTCGAGGCGACGTTCATATCGTTGCGCGTAGAAAGCCTCTGAATCAGCGGGCGCGGATGCGTGACGAATCAAAATTTGATCGACGACATGCACGAACGTATGGTCTAGCGACGAAGACGGATGGCCGCCCGCGCGCTCGCTCTCGATTGCCGCGAACACGAACGCCGCCATCAGATCGACTAACCACGGATCGGTCACACCGGTGGCAGGCAAATCTACTTCGTGAAGGCCGAGCGCGTCGGCACGCTCGCGCAAATGGTTGTCGCTGACGTAGAGCATCACGTATTGGCAGGGCTTTTCGCCGACCGCACAGCCCGCATGCGGCCGATACGGCGGCATCAAAATCAACTGCCCTGCCTCGATGACGTTGCGATCAGGCTCGATCGCATTGTTCTGCGCGCCGGACAATACCGCGCCGAACGACCACGTCTCATGCAGATGCGGCGCGAAACGGTGCGTGCCAAAACTCGCGTGCATGACTTCCACGCCTGCACGCAAATGCGAACCGGCGGTGAAGTGCACGAAGTCAGTGGTCGAACCGTTATTCGAAGGCATCGTTGAGGTCGCGGGTATTCGTCGAAGTATCGGGCGATCGCGTGGCAAATGATAGAACGTTTTTGTCGGATAGCGCGCAAACGAGGGTGCGCAAAATCGTTCTATCGATCGCGGAAATGGCTTTGCATACTCGATTCATCGGGAGATGGAGGTCATACATGAGCAGTGGGAGCGACGGTCTGTCGACGTTGTTCGGCACGGAACTGCGCAAGATCCGCGCGCGCGAACGATTCTTGCAAGACGGAGAGCGTCCTTCGGGCCTGGTCAGCGAGCCGATCATTCAATCGTGGGAGCGTTGCCTGAGCAGGGGCCGTTCGATGCACGAATTCGTCGTGCCGACGCTCTTGCCGAAGCACGCATTGAAGCACACGTTGCGGCGCAGCCGGAGAATCCTCGATGCAGCCGAGCCGGACTTGCTCAAGCTCGATGCCGCGCTCACGCATACCGGCTGCTCAGTGTCGCTCCTCGATCCGGCGGGCGTCGTCATTCACGCGAGTTCCGGGCACTCGATATCGGGCGATCTCGCGCGGCAATGGTGTCGCGTCGGCGTCGATCTTTCGGAGCAGGCGATAGGCACGAGCGCGCCCGGTATCGTGATGCAAAGCGGATGCGCGGCGCAGGTCGATTGTGCCGAGCATTACTTCGCCGGGCATGCATCGATGCGTTGCGCGGCCGCGCCTGTCCTGGACTGGCATGGCGGGTTCGCAGGTTTGTTGAACATTGCGGTCGAGTCCCGAACGTTCGGTTTCGACGCGAAGGAAGTCGTCACGATGCATGCCGCATCGATCGAGCACCGCTTGCTGCGCATGCAACCGGCGGGATATTGGCTCATCGAGTTTCACATCGCAACGGACATGATCGGCTCCGGTTCCGCGGGGCTGGCAGGGGTTCGGCCAGACGGCCGCGTTGCATGGATCAACGGCGTCGGCGCACGCTTGCTGGGCGTCTCGCGCGCGCCGAATCGCGATGTCGAGTCAATGTTCGGACTCACATTCGACGTGCTGAGCAGACACGATGAAACCATGCTGCATCGTTTGCCGAACGGTCTGACCGTTTGCCTGTCGATATCCGGATCGCCCGCGCACGGGTCCATGCAGACGCACATCGCCGTGTCACGCGATGACCGTCTCGCCGATCAACACCACCGGCTCATCCTCGAAACGCTTGCGGCCCACGACGGCAACATCTCGCGGGCTGCCCGCAGGCTCGGCGTATCACGCGGCACGATCTATCGCGCGATGGGCATGAGCGCGTCACGTTAGTACGTATTCAGCAAGCGCTCGATCAGCTTCGTCAGCGCATCGGGGGAAGGAATTTCCGCACCCGTCCATGCGTTGAAAGCGACGCCTTGCCATACGGAAAACAGCGCAAAACTCAGCACATCCGGCTCGCGCGCGTTCATGCCGATACACAGCTTCGTCAAATGTTCGCGAAGGCTGATCGACTCGTTATCGAGCAAGTGGGCGATGGCATCGTCGCGTCGGGTGCATTGCGTCTGCATCGCCTGAATGCTGCCGATCAAGCCCGGAGACAAGCGCGCGAAGACGTGCAGGATCTGACTGCGCGCATCGCCGGGTTGAGCCTCGCACGCTTCATCGAACATAGTGCGCAATACGTTGCAATGACGCAAAACGTATTCCAGTAGCAGCGCTTGCCTCGAACCAAAGAGTCGATACACCGCCACTTTGTGCAATCCGGCCTTGCACGCAATCTCATCGACGGAAACCTGGTCGATGCCTTTATCGCGACTCAACGCATGAACCGCATCGAGCAACGCCGCTCGCGATGCAGCACTGGACATGCGTGTACGGCGCGGCACGTCGATCAAAATTCAGCGACGGCTTCAAGAAAGCAAACGCAACCGATTCTTCGAGGCTTAGAAGCGATGAGGGTATTCACGGGTGGGTGTCTCCTTGCAATTAGGTGTGGACACACGTATCGTAGTTCCACCGCTTCAGATTTGCAAATCGGTAATAGCACGAAGCCCGGCGCAAGGCCGCAGCGACACAGCACTCAGACGGAGCAGCGATGAACAGGACATCGAAGAAGGTGGCGGTCATAGCAGGGGTCGGAGAGGGACTGGGACAGGCGATCGCACGGCGTTTCGCGCCGGACTATCACGTCGTCATGTTTGCCCGCGATCTGGAGAAGTTGCAGGGCTACGCCGCGCAGTTGCGCGAGGCGGGAGGCGAAGCCACCGGCATGAAGGTGGACTTGCGCGTGGAGCGGGAAATCGTCGAGGCGCTCGCGACGATCGAGCAGGAGATCGGGCCGATCGAGGTGGCGGTGTATAACGCGGGCGCGCAGCATCGCAAGCCGTTGCTGGAGATCAGCGGCGACGCCTTCGAGAAAGTCTGGCGGCTGGGGGCATTCGGCGCGTTCGTGTTCGGACGCGAGGCGGTGCGGCACATGGAGCCGCGCGGCAAGGGCACGATTCTTTTCACGGGCGCGACATCATCGCTGCGCGGCGGGGCGAACTTCGGTGCGTTCGCGGCGGCGAAATTCGCGACCCGCGCGGTGATTCAGAGCATTGCGCGCGAGTTCGGACCGAAGGGCATTCACGCGGCGACCGTGATCATCGATGGCGCGGTGAACATGCCGGCGATCCATCGGCTGTTTCCGGATCTGGCCAAAAGCATGCCGCCCGACGGCATGTTGTCGACCGATGAAGTGGCTGAAACGTATTACCAGATTCATCGGCAGCATCGCAGCGCGTGGACGCTCGAAGCGGATCTGCGGCCTTATAGCGAGAAGTTCTGACAGCGCGGAATTCCGCCGACGTGCTCAGGTGGCCGGCGCTGGATGCGTGCGGCCTGTTCGAATGCCTCTCTGGTGAATCACGATGAATGTTTTGATTGTGCATGCGCACCCGGAAGCCGCTTCTTTTACGACGGCCATGCGCGATGCGGCCGCCGACGCGCTGACGGAATCCGGACACGACGTGCGAGTGTCCGATCTGTACGAAATGAAGTTCAACCCGGTGGCGAGCCCGAACGACTTTCTCGGTCGCGCCAACGAAGACTATCTCGTCTACGCACTCGAACAACGCCATGCCGATGCGAACGGCCTGCTCGCGCCCGATATCAAGGCGGAACTCGACAAGGTCGTGTGGGCCGATCTGATCATTTTCAATTTCCCGATCTACTGGTTTTCCATGCCCGCCATCATGAAGGGATGGCTCGATCGCGTGTTCGTATCGGGCCGTTGCTATGGCGGCATGCGCTTCTACGATCGCGGCGGATTGAAGGGCAAGAAGGCGCTCGTCTCGCTGACGCTGGGCGGGCAGCCGCATATGTTCGATGCAAACGGCGTGCATGGTCCGCTTCCTGATCTGCTGAAGCATCTGTTGCGCGGCACGCTCGGCTATCTCGGCTTCGACGTGTTGCCGCCTTTCATCGGCTGGCACGTGCCGTACATCAGCCAGCAAGAGCGCACCGCGCTCCTCGATGCGTATCGCGAGCGGCTGCTGACGCTCGAGTCGCAGCAACCGCTGGCGTTCCCAAGTCTCGAAGACTTCGACGAGCTGTTGCGGCCGAAAGCGCACGGCACGGCATGAGTGACGAATCGACCGGGAAGCAGGCACCACGTTCCTTTCACGTATCCGTGAGACCAACATGACGAAGCAGCGTTTCCTGTTGAGCATGCTCGCACTCGCGAGCCCTGCGGTCTTCGCGCAATCGTCCGTGACGCTTTACGGCATTATCGATACCGGAGTCGAATATGTCTCGCATGCCAATGCAAATGGCGACCACGTCATTCGCATGCCCGGCGTGACGGGCGAGCTTCCGTCGCGCTGGGGCTTGCGTGGACGCGAGGACCTTGGCGGCGGCTATGCGGCCCAGTTCGTTCTGGAAAGCGGCTTCAACGTGCGCGGCGGCGATCTGGGGCAGGGCGGACGACTCTTCGGGCGGCAGGCGTGGGTCGGTTTGAGCAGCCCATACGGCACGCTCATGTTCGGCCGCCAGTATTCGATGACCTACCTCATCGACAGCGACGCCGACATTCTCGGGCCGAACATCTACGGTATCGCATCGCTCGATGCCTACGTGCCGAATGCACGGAGTGACAACACCGTCGGCTACAAGGGCATGTGGAAAGGCTTCACGCTCGGCGCGACCTATTCTTTCGGACGCGATTCCGCGGGCACCGGCAACTCGCCCGGCCAGGGCACGTGCGCGGGATCGGCGCCGGGGCAGTTCACGCAATGCCGTCAGATTTCCACGATGCTGCGCTACGACTCCGACGTGTTCGGTCTCGCCGCCGCCTACGACGAACAGCGCGGCGGCCCGAATGCGGCGGCCAGCTTCTTCAATGGCAACACGCCGATTCCGATCACCAATCCAGGCGATAAGGACGTGCGCTTGCAAGCCAATGGCTGGGTCAAGGTGCAGGGCGCGCGAATCGGCGCGGGCTGGATCGGACGCAATGTCGTGACGAGTTCCGTCACCGTGCCGGGAGCGCATTCGAATCTGTTCTATCTGGGCGTGTCGTATCCGTTCACACCTTCGTTCGTGCTCGACGGCGAAGTGTTCCGCATCGTCAATGCGGCGCAGGATGCGCGCGCCACGCTGGGCGTCCTGCGCGGCACATACCTCTTGTCCGTGCGAACGGCGGTCTATCTGCAAACCGCGTATTTGTCGAACAGCGCCCGCGCACGCTATTCGGTGAGCGCGGGCGGCGGCGGCACGACGCCATCGGCTGGGCAAGGACAGCTCGGCGTGATGGCGGGCATCCGGCAGAGCTTCTGACAGTTGATGGAAACACCACGGCAAACGACGCTTCGCGCGATGTAACTGGCGATCGACTATTACTCGAATGGCAGTCAGGAGACGATTTCATGGACAGAATAAACGTGCAGGAAAAGGTCGATGGCGCGAGTTTCAACCGCTTCCATTTGGTCGTGTTTCTGTGGACTTCACTTGTCGTCGTGCTGGACGGCTACGACCTCGCGGTGCCGGGCGTCGCACTTCCCGCCATCATGGCCAACATGAAGGTCAGCGCGGCGGCCGCCGGTTTCATGGCGAGTTCGGCGCTCTTCGGAATGGCATTCGGCGCGATCGTACTGGGCGCGGTGGCCGACCGCATTGGCCGTCGCAAGGTGTTTGCGATCTCGATCTTCCTATTCAGCGCGTTCACGCTGGCAGCGGGCTTCTCGACCGAACCGCTGTTGTTCAGCGCGATGCGCTTTTTTGCGGGCGTCGGTATTGGCGGTGCGTTGCCGAACGCGGTCGCGCACATGTCGGAATACGCGCCGCGCCGCAGCCGTGGACGGCTCGTCGGTCTGATGATGTGCGGCTATACCATCGGCAGCGTGCTGGCGGCGCTCATCGGCAAGGCGTGCATCGAGGCTTACGGCTGGCGCTCCGTTTTCATCGTCGCGGGTGTGCCGCTACTGATCATTCCGTTCGTCATGACGTGGATGCCCGAGTCGCTCGCCTATCTCGTCAGGACCAACAAGCAGGACGAGTTGCGCGAAGTGCTGCGGCGCATTCTGCCGGATCAGCGCTTCGCACCGGACGCGGTGTTCGTCGGTCAGACGGCGGCGCGCGGCGCTCGCACGCCGCTCGGACAATTGTTCGCGGACGGGCGCGCGCAGAGCACGGTGCTGATCTGGGTCGCGTTCTTCATGGGTCTGTTCATGTTGTACGCCATGAGCACGTGGCTCGTGACGTTGCTGACGCGCTCGGGCCACACGCTCGGCGCTGCGCTCACGTTCCTGCTCGTCTATAACGCGGGCGTGATTATCGGCACGATCGTCGGGGCTTGGGTCGGCGACCGCTTCAGCCTGAAATGGGTGCTCGCATTCTTCTACGCGATGGGTGCGGCGTCGCTCGCGGCGCTCGGCTACGCGCCGAATCAGCCGGCGTTGTTCGTGCTGATCGCGATAGTGGGGGCGTCGGTGGTCGGCACACAGAACCTGTGCTACGCGTACACGGGACAGTTCTATCCGCTTGCATCGCGTTCGGTTGGGCTGGGCGCTGCGGCGGGCGTGGGACGCGTCGGTGCGATCGTCGCTCCGCTTCTGATCGGCGCGCTCGTCAGCCTGAATCTGCCGCCGACGACCTGCTTCATGGCAATCGCGGTGGCGTCGGCGATCGGCGCGTTGGCGATCACAGGGGTCAATCATCGGCGCTGTGCATCGGCGAATCCCGGCAACGGCAACCTTCAGTTCGATACGCCGGATTGACCTTTGCACCGCTTTCAATCACGCCTGTTCGGAGCCTGCGCATGATCGATGAAACCGGCGAAGTAACGGATGCGGCAGACAGCGAGCGCGACGCGTCCTCGTGCGTTCCCGCGCGCGAGAGCCGCCCGTTGCGCCGCGATACGCACTATGACTGGATGGACTTTCACAGCATCCCCGAGTTGTCGCGCGAATGGTGACGCAATGAAACTCATCGACAACGTGCCGCGCTCTGATCGCAAGCCATGGCGCGTGCATTTGACGAGCGTGCGCGAGACGTGGGTCGTCGCGATGATGCAGCGTATGTGCGTCGATATGCCGTTGCTCATCGATAGTTTGCTCATGGCGCGCGATCACGCACTCGACGAAAGACGCAGCGAGGCACGCAATGACTGAGCGCGAACAAATGAATCTGTTGGCGTTCTTCCGGCCCACGACGATTCACACGGCCGGATGGCGCTTTCCTGGTGCGAATCCACGCGCAAACTTCGATCTTGCCGAACTCACGCGTGCTGCAATCAAACTCGAAGAGGCATGTTTCGATGCGCTCTTCATGGCCGACCATCTGGCGCTGCTCAACATGCCGATCGATGGACTGAAGCGCAGCCACACGGCCACGTCGTTCGAGCCGTTGACGCTGTTGTCCGCGTTGTCGTCTATGACGCGGCGCATCGGACTCGTCGCGACGGGATCGACCACGTATGACGAGCCGTTTCACATTGCGCGCCGCTTTGCATCGCTGGATCATCTGAGCGCGGGGCGCGCGGGCTGGAACATCGTCACGACGGCGAACCCGGAAGCCGCACGCAACTTCGGCTTCGAAGACCTGCTCGGTCACGATGAGCGTTACGATCTGGCGCGCGAGTTCGTACATGTCGTCACGGGGCTGTGGGATAGCTGGCAAGACGACGCATTCGTCTGCGATGCCGAGGAGGGCGTGTTCTTCGATCCGCGCAAGATGCACGTGCTCGATCATCACGGGCGATTTTTCGATGTCAAAGGCCCGCTCAATATCGCGCGGCCGCCGCAGGGCTGGCCCGTGCTCGTGCAGGCAGGCGCGTCGCCGGCGGGCATGCGGCTCGCTGCCGAATCCGCCGATGTCGTCTTCACGGCGCAGACTACGCTGGAAGGTGCGCAGTCCTTCTATCGCGACATCAAGCGTCAGGCGCTCGCGGCAGGGCGCGCGAATA is from Caballeronia insecticola and encodes:
- a CDS encoding Glu/Leu/Phe/Val dehydrogenase dimerization domain-containing protein, which translates into the protein MSDLAIPTDHEVFQIKPGKRTGLPVMIGVHSTALGPAIGGLRIKTYDDSAAGIADVLRLSQAMTLKAAAIDNGSGGGKTVVPLPKDFMLTPQIKEAILLDVADHVHELGGIYHVAPDVGTGPLDIDVIRRRTPFAGGYSKEAGGAGGTTYGTYIGLDTAIRAAVRRVLNTTSMKGARVSIVGLGGIGTLIARDYAAEGAVLTVSDIDLSRRDFAEEIGAKWVTPEDALLADCDVLAPCALGGLLTHCKVPTLSAKIICGAANNQLATDDVADALKARGIVYVPDFIANAGGLMYASGIEFHHRSEAGSETHTREGIARNVDIVLSEAERSVLSTHSIAIDLALARLDAASKPV
- a CDS encoding helix-turn-helix domain-containing protein, encoding MPSNNGSTTDFVHFTAGSHLRAGVEVMHASFGTHRFAPHLHETWSFGAVLSGAQNNAIEPDRNVIEAGQLILMPPYRPHAGCAVGEKPCQYVMLYVSDNHLRERADALGLHEVDLPATGVTDPWLVDLMAAFVFAAIESERAGGHPSSSLDHTFVHVVDQILIRHASAPADSEAFYAQRYERRLDAALAHLKANLYEAIPLNELARHASLSPAHFCRRFSQAYGLPPHRYQLVLRIAQAKSMLYAGEDISRVALLAGFADHSHFGRQFKSCFGFTPGHLTRRSAAR
- a CDS encoding helix-turn-helix domain-containing protein, yielding MSSGSDGLSTLFGTELRKIRARERFLQDGERPSGLVSEPIIQSWERCLSRGRSMHEFVVPTLLPKHALKHTLRRSRRILDAAEPDLLKLDAALTHTGCSVSLLDPAGVVIHASSGHSISGDLARQWCRVGVDLSEQAIGTSAPGIVMQSGCAAQVDCAEHYFAGHASMRCAAAPVLDWHGGFAGLLNIAVESRTFGFDAKEVVTMHAASIEHRLLRMQPAGYWLIEFHIATDMIGSGSAGLAGVRPDGRVAWINGVGARLLGVSRAPNRDVESMFGLTFDVLSRHDETMLHRLPNGLTVCLSISGSPAHGSMQTHIAVSRDDRLADQHHRLILETLAAHDGNISRAARRLGVSRGTIYRAMGMSASR
- a CDS encoding TetR/AcrR family transcriptional regulator: MSSAASRAALLDAVHALSRDKGIDQVSVDEIACKAGLHKVAVYRLFGSRQALLLEYVLRHCNVLRTMFDEACEAQPGDARSQILHVFARLSPGLIGSIQAMQTQCTRRDDAIAHLLDNESISLREHLTKLCIGMNAREPDVLSFALFSVWQGVAFNAWTGAEIPSPDALTKLIERLLNTY
- a CDS encoding SDR family NAD(P)-dependent oxidoreductase yields the protein MNRTSKKVAVIAGVGEGLGQAIARRFAPDYHVVMFARDLEKLQGYAAQLREAGGEATGMKVDLRVEREIVEALATIEQEIGPIEVAVYNAGAQHRKPLLEISGDAFEKVWRLGAFGAFVFGREAVRHMEPRGKGTILFTGATSSLRGGANFGAFAAAKFATRAVIQSIAREFGPKGIHAATVIIDGAVNMPAIHRLFPDLAKSMPPDGMLSTDEVAETYYQIHRQHRSAWTLEADLRPYSEKF
- a CDS encoding NAD(P)H-dependent oxidoreductase encodes the protein MNVLIVHAHPEAASFTTAMRDAAADALTESGHDVRVSDLYEMKFNPVASPNDFLGRANEDYLVYALEQRHADANGLLAPDIKAELDKVVWADLIIFNFPIYWFSMPAIMKGWLDRVFVSGRCYGGMRFYDRGGLKGKKALVSLTLGGQPHMFDANGVHGPLPDLLKHLLRGTLGYLGFDVLPPFIGWHVPYISQQERTALLDAYRERLLTLESQQPLAFPSLEDFDELLRPKAHGTA
- a CDS encoding porin, whose protein sequence is MTKQRFLLSMLALASPAVFAQSSVTLYGIIDTGVEYVSHANANGDHVIRMPGVTGELPSRWGLRGREDLGGGYAAQFVLESGFNVRGGDLGQGGRLFGRQAWVGLSSPYGTLMFGRQYSMTYLIDSDADILGPNIYGIASLDAYVPNARSDNTVGYKGMWKGFTLGATYSFGRDSAGTGNSPGQGTCAGSAPGQFTQCRQISTMLRYDSDVFGLAAAYDEQRGGPNAAASFFNGNTPIPITNPGDKDVRLQANGWVKVQGARIGAGWIGRNVVTSSVTVPGAHSNLFYLGVSYPFTPSFVLDGEVFRIVNAAQDARATLGVLRGTYLLSVRTAVYLQTAYLSNSARARYSVSAGGGGTTPSAGQGQLGVMAGIRQSF
- a CDS encoding MFS transporter gives rise to the protein MDRINVQEKVDGASFNRFHLVVFLWTSLVVVLDGYDLAVPGVALPAIMANMKVSAAAAGFMASSALFGMAFGAIVLGAVADRIGRRKVFAISIFLFSAFTLAAGFSTEPLLFSAMRFFAGVGIGGALPNAVAHMSEYAPRRSRGRLVGLMMCGYTIGSVLAALIGKACIEAYGWRSVFIVAGVPLLIIPFVMTWMPESLAYLVRTNKQDELREVLRRILPDQRFAPDAVFVGQTAARGARTPLGQLFADGRAQSTVLIWVAFFMGLFMLYAMSTWLVTLLTRSGHTLGAALTFLLVYNAGVIIGTIVGAWVGDRFSLKWVLAFFYAMGAASLAALGYAPNQPALFVLIAIVGASVVGTQNLCYAYTGQFYPLASRSVGLGAAAGVGRVGAIVAPLLIGALVSLNLPPTTCFMAIAVASAIGALAITGVNHRRCASANPGNGNLQFDTPD
- a CDS encoding LLM class flavin-dependent oxidoreductase; the protein is MTEREQMNLLAFFRPTTIHTAGWRFPGANPRANFDLAELTRAAIKLEEACFDALFMADHLALLNMPIDGLKRSHTATSFEPLTLLSALSSMTRRIGLVATGSTTYDEPFHIARRFASLDHLSAGRAGWNIVTTANPEAARNFGFEDLLGHDERYDLAREFVHVVTGLWDSWQDDAFVCDAEEGVFFDPRKMHVLDHHGRFFDVKGPLNIARPPQGWPVLVQAGASPAGMRLAAESADVVFTAQTTLEGAQSFYRDIKRQALAAGRANTQCKVMLGTLVVVGRTEEEAREKRAMMDRLVHTDSALASLSVALGHDMSMFDPNGPLPDLPRTNQGVSSQQRVLDIARREGLTTIRDIARRVGGYFGHEVVGTAEQVAEQFAYWFGAQACDGFIVMFPYLPQGLDDFVDHVVPILQARGIFRARYEGSTLREHLGLNRPANRYF